CGTCATCGGCCTCGACGCCACTGACGATCAGCAGCGGCAGACCCATGGCGCGAACCATGTCGTGGATAGGCTGGATCTGCACGGCCAGGTCGTCAGGCATGGGCGGGCGGGTGGCCTTGTAGTCCTCGTACAGGTCGTTGCGGAAGGTTTTCCCCTTGGCGTCAAACACCACCACCATTTTCGAGCCGGGAAAATCCTGTTCCAGCTTCCGGATCATGCTGATGACACCCTTGATGGCTCCGGTGGGGTGTCCCTTGCTGGTCATCAGGGGAGGCAGGGCGTGATAGGCGCGGAAAAGGTACGACGACCCGTCGACAAGAACCACGGGCGGAGTCTGTTGTTGTGTCATATCAAAACGGATCCGGATTCTGATTGAAGCGTTGAATGGCTTGTGCAACTCTGACAATACGGAGGCATTGGTTCGCAGTGTCAGGGCGGCTTTTGGCGTCCTTAAACAGAATGGAAGAGTAACATGAAAATGAAACGTATCGCCTGCTCGGGTCTTGTGTTGGGTGTGTTGTGGGGGCCTGTGATGGCACAGGAAAGCATGGACGACAGCGATGTTGTTCAGACGCCTCGGGAACCTCTGGTGGTATCCGAGTACCAGCCATCTGCCGATGGCCCTCAGATTGTTATCCGCCCGGGTGACAATGAA
Above is a genomic segment from Marinobacter panjinensis containing:
- a CDS encoding DUF2782 domain-containing protein; protein product: MKRIACSGLVLGVLWGPVMAQESMDDSDVVQTPREPLVVSEYQPSADGPQIVIRPGDNEVFYEYRVNGQLMEIKVVPEVGPEYYLVPADGGGWIRENETDMLVPSWVIFSW